The Falsibacillus albus genomic interval TGATTTTTGGAGTAGTTCTGCTTGTGATGAAGAGAAAATAGCAAAAAAAGGTGACAGGCGCCATCCAGAATATGGATGGTGCCTGTCACCTTTTATGGGTATAGTAAGAAAAAAGAGGAAAAAATGGGGTGTTGGTTTGGCTCAGAAGGATGTTTTGATAATTGGAGCGGGACCGGTCGGTTTGACGATGGCCAATCAGCTGGCACGCTATGGCGTCGATTTTGAGATCATTGATCAAAAGGCAGGCTGTTCGCTGTATTCCAAGGCTTTAGGAGTTCATGCTCGAACGCTGGAGATGTTCGATATGATGGGGATGGTGGATAAATTTTTAGATCGCGGCCTGAAGGGAACGGGATTGGAAATCAATTTTTCGGATGGCCTCCGGCTTGAGGTCGATGTCTCTCATATTGATGGTCAAACGAGCTACCCATATTTGCTGATTTTGCCCCAAAGTGAGACGGAGAAAATTTTAGAAGAGAATTTGAAGGAAAAGTTCAAGCATCAGGTGAAATGGTCGCATGAGTTGATGGAGATTCGCCAAACTAGCGATGGTGTTGAGGCTGTGGTTAATGACTCCGATGGGACAGAAAACGTATTAACTGCCAAGTACTTGATTGCCTGTGATGGTGCTCATAGCAGGGTCCGCCACTTGTTGAACACTCCGTTTGAGGGCAGCACTGAATCGGTTCAAGTGATGCTGGGGGATGTGAAAATCGATCCACCGTTGGAAAGCAAGAATTTTTCTGTATTCGCTTCACCCAAAGGCGTCATTGCACTGGCCCCTTTCAAAGAGGATTACACCCGTGTGATAGCAATTGATTTTGCCAAACAAGATCGAGGAAAGGATGTCAAGGTATCGATGGATGACCTCCAGGATTCAATCGCCAATATTCGATCTGAGGAGATCAAAATCAGCGATCCTTTCTGGCTATCCCAATTCACTGCGTCCCACCGGCAAGTGCCGCAATATCGCTATCAAAATATTTTTTATGCCGGCGATGCCGCGCACATACATAATCCCCTTGGGGGGCAAGGGATGAACCTCGGCATTCAGGATGCGGTGAATTTATCTTGGAAGCTGGCGATGGCATTAAAAAGGAATGTGTTGTCGGGCTTGTTGGATACGTATTATGAGGAGAGACACCCTATTGCGGCAAGCGTTCTGCGCCGAACCGATTTTTTGCTGAAAATGATGACGCTGAAAAATAAGAGGCTATTCCGATTAAGGAATTTTGTTGCAGGGAAGGTGACTTCGATCGGGAAAGTTCAGGAGAAACTTGCAGAAAATGTTTCACAGTTAGTGCATAACTACAAGGATAACAAGCAATCGCTTGAAGTGAACAAAGCTTCGGACCGCGCAAACGGACTCAAGTCAGGTGCGAGGGTGGCGGATGCATCGTTTCAAACGAGCGGGGTTCCGGTTAATCGGATGTACCGCGTTCTGAGGGATGGGAAATTTGTGCTGCTGGTGAGATCGAAGCCGGGAAGCATAGAAGCGGATGTAGTGGGCTTGCTGGATTATCAGCGTAAATTTGAGGAACGATTTGGAGAATTTGTGAGGCCGTTTATCGTCACGTCCAACCAGCTGCCTCTGGAACAAATCCCCGTCGGTGTCGAATGGATCGCTGATGATAAAGGGGAACTTGCTGATGAATATGGATTGAGAGAAGGCAGTCTACTACTCGTGCGGCCGGATGGCTATGCGTCGTTTTCCTGTCCGGAAATCGATTTCGTGAAATTGGAAGAATTGGTGTTGAAGTATTTATGTGTGTAAAAAAGGGTGACAGGCACCATCCAGAAAATGGATGGTGCCTGTCACCCTTTAATTAGTCACCCTTTAATTAGTCACCCTTTAATTAGTCACCCTTTAATTAGTCAAGTGGAATTTTTTGTTTTAAAGTAGGGGGTGAGTTTTTGAGTTTTCATCCATTGGAGGTATATATAATGAAGCAGCCATTATTTTTGGAGCCTGTTTTTCAGGAGCGTATTTGGGGAGGAACGGCGCTTAAGGACGAGTTTGGTTATGAGATTCCATCGGAGCATACTGGGGAATGCTGGGCGATTTCCGCTCATCCGAATGGCCCGTCGATTGTAAAGAACGGTCCTTTTGAAGGCCGGACGTTGATAGAATTATGGGAAGAGCACCGCGAATTGTTTGGCGGCTATGAATCAAAGGTCTTTCCATTGTTAACAAAAATATTGGATGCCAATGCAGATCTTTCTGTGCAGGTGCATCCAGATGATACATATGCAAATGAAAACGAAAATGGTGAGCTTGGGAAAACAGAGTGCTGGTACATCATTGATTGCAAGGAAGGCGCCGAGATGATTTATGGCCACACTGCCCAATCGAAAGCAGAATTCGAGGCGATGATTGAACGAGGCGAATGGTCTGATCTGTTGCGCCGCGTGGCGATCAAACCGGGTGACTTTTTCTATGTGCCAAGCGGGACGATCCATGCCCTGTGTGAAGAGACGCTTGTCTTGGAAACACAGCAAAGCTCAGATACGACCTACCGTGTATATGATTATGACCGCATGGACCAGGAAGGAAACACCCGCGAGCTTCATTTGGAAAAAGCCATCGACGTTTCGACGATTCCGCATCGGGATGCAGATGTAGACATTACGACTGAAGAACAAGCAGGCGTCGATGTAACGACATTCGTGGAAGCTGAATACTTCTCCGTGTACAAATGGGAAGTGAAAGATTCGGCGGAATTCAAGCAGGACAAGCCATTCCAGTTGCTGAGTATAATCAAAGGCGAAGGCAAGCTGACA includes:
- a CDS encoding FAD-dependent monooxygenase, whose product is MAQKDVLIIGAGPVGLTMANQLARYGVDFEIIDQKAGCSLYSKALGVHARTLEMFDMMGMVDKFLDRGLKGTGLEINFSDGLRLEVDVSHIDGQTSYPYLLILPQSETEKILEENLKEKFKHQVKWSHELMEIRQTSDGVEAVVNDSDGTENVLTAKYLIACDGAHSRVRHLLNTPFEGSTESVQVMLGDVKIDPPLESKNFSVFASPKGVIALAPFKEDYTRVIAIDFAKQDRGKDVKVSMDDLQDSIANIRSEEIKISDPFWLSQFTASHRQVPQYRYQNIFYAGDAAHIHNPLGGQGMNLGIQDAVNLSWKLAMALKRNVLSGLLDTYYEERHPIAASVLRRTDFLLKMMTLKNKRLFRLRNFVAGKVTSIGKVQEKLAENVSQLVHNYKDNKQSLEVNKASDRANGLKSGARVADASFQTSGVPVNRMYRVLRDGKFVLLVRSKPGSIEADVVGLLDYQRKFEERFGEFVRPFIVTSNQLPLEQIPVGVEWIADDKGELADEYGLREGSLLLVRPDGYASFSCPEIDFVKLEELVLKYLCV
- the manA gene encoding mannose-6-phosphate isomerase, class I translates to MKQPLFLEPVFQERIWGGTALKDEFGYEIPSEHTGECWAISAHPNGPSIVKNGPFEGRTLIELWEEHRELFGGYESKVFPLLTKILDANADLSVQVHPDDTYANENENGELGKTECWYIIDCKEGAEMIYGHTAQSKAEFEAMIERGEWSDLLRRVAIKPGDFFYVPSGTIHALCEETLVLETQQSSDTTYRVYDYDRMDQEGNTRELHLEKAIDVSTIPHRDADVDITTEEQAGVDVTTFVEAEYFSVYKWEVKDSAEFKQDKPFQLLSIIKGEGKLTVGGEEYGLNKGDHFVIPAETDEFSIEGGLELIVSHP